In Deinococcus proteolyticus MRP, a single genomic region encodes these proteins:
- a CDS encoding cation diffusion facilitator family transporter: protein MTAASPTHAAPARLTRLAWASVGIAALVLGLKWAAYLLTGSLALYSDALESIINVAAAAAALIALRVAARPADDNHPFGHSKAEYFSAVLEGVLIVLAALAILWEAGPQLLSPAPVELPPLGLALSVVASVINGVWASRLLAAGRQHRSPALLADGKHLMSDVVSSVGVLAGVGLARLTGWHVLDPLLACLVALNILWSGWHLMRDSVGGLMDAGADAGTQARIRELVAEHAAGALEAHDLLTRTAGRLTFIEFHLVVPGSMTVAEAHAICDRLEEVLEAEVEGARVTIHVEPQDQAKHSGVLVL, encoded by the coding sequence GTGACTGCCGCCTCTCCCACCCACGCTGCTCCGGCCCGGCTGACCCGGCTGGCCTGGGCCAGTGTGGGCATCGCCGCGCTGGTGCTGGGCCTCAAGTGGGCGGCTTACCTGCTGACCGGCTCGCTGGCCCTGTATTCGGACGCGCTGGAAAGCATCATCAACGTGGCCGCCGCCGCCGCCGCCCTGATTGCGCTGCGGGTGGCCGCCCGCCCCGCCGACGACAACCACCCGTTTGGTCACTCCAAGGCCGAATATTTCAGCGCAGTGCTTGAAGGCGTGCTGATTGTCCTGGCGGCCCTGGCCATCCTGTGGGAAGCGGGGCCGCAGCTGCTCAGCCCGGCCCCGGTGGAGTTGCCCCCGCTGGGCCTGGCCCTGAGCGTGGTGGCTTCGGTCATCAACGGAGTGTGGGCTTCACGGCTGCTCGCAGCGGGTCGCCAGCACCGCTCCCCGGCCCTGCTCGCCGACGGCAAGCACCTGATGAGCGACGTGGTGTCGTCGGTGGGGGTCCTGGCCGGCGTGGGGCTGGCACGGCTGACCGGCTGGCACGTGCTGGACCCGCTGCTGGCCTGCCTTGTGGCATTGAACATCCTCTGGAGCGGCTGGCACCTGATGCGCGACTCGGTGGGCGGCCTGATGGACGCCGGCGCCGACGCGGGAACCCAGGCCCGTATCCGCGAGCTGGTGGCCGAACACGCCGCTGGAGCCCTAGAAGCCCATGATCTGCTCACCCGCACGGCTGGGCGGCTGACCTTTATTGAGTTCCACCTGGTCGTGCCGGGCAGCATGACGGTCGCAGAAGCCCACGCCATCTGTGACCGGCTGGAAGAGGTGCTGGAAGCCGAAGTGGAAGGCGCCCGCGTGACCATTCACGTGGAGCCGCAGGACCAGGCCAAGCACAGCGGCGTGCTGGTGCTTTAG
- a CDS encoding DUF1844 domain-containing protein, protein MANPDFVGLVTSVQATAEAALGQLNAATSSAARDGLLDESRSAQVAERSLKLLLMLAEKTRGNLDFEEAEILSDAVASVRELQEARAAQLEAAQTQEPN, encoded by the coding sequence ATGGCGAATCCTGATTTTGTAGGGCTGGTCACCTCGGTGCAGGCCACGGCGGAAGCGGCCCTGGGGCAGCTGAACGCGGCCACCAGCAGCGCGGCCCGTGACGGCCTACTGGACGAATCGCGCTCGGCGCAGGTGGCGGAGCGCTCCCTCAAGCTGCTGCTGATGCTGGCCGAAAAGACCCGTGGCAACCTCGACTTCGAGGAAGCCGAGATTCTCAGCGACGCGGTGGCCTCGGTGCGTGAATTGCAGGAGGCCCGTGCGGCGCAGCTGGAGGCGGCGCAGACCCAGGAGCCGAACTGA
- a CDS encoding glyoxalase, producing MTLLTGLDHVLIEAPADCEAAARHFFGDILGLPELSKPPALAARGGCWFGLPDGRQLHIGVTPDFQPRKKGHPGLRCQQLDQISAHLSRHGIPHQADAEAGVARIFLDDPWGNRLEIVEGQHPSKPT from the coding sequence ATGACCCTCCTGACCGGACTGGATCACGTGCTGATTGAGGCTCCCGCTGACTGCGAAGCCGCTGCACGCCACTTTTTCGGCGATATTCTGGGTTTGCCGGAGCTGAGCAAGCCTCCAGCCCTGGCGGCCCGGGGTGGCTGCTGGTTTGGCCTGCCCGACGGAAGGCAACTGCATATCGGCGTGACCCCAGACTTTCAGCCGCGTAAGAAAGGGCATCCAGGCCTACGCTGTCAGCAGTTAGACCAAATTTCGGCACACCTAAGCAGGCACGGCATCCCCCATCAAGCTGACGCTGAAGCTGGCGTAGCACGCATCTTTTTGGATGACCCCTGGGGCAACCGACTGGAAATCGTGGAAGGGCAACATCCATCCAAGCCGACTTGA
- a CDS encoding amidohydrolase family protein, with product MTDPQPAPLADDFSPVLYTAQTLFTGLGGAQSPGAVVVSRGTVAATGHPDLLRRNFPHAREVDAGAVISPLPANAHTHLDMSAYRFQALPYFRWIPEVVVAQQSQRGLAGALTGAGVLSGLGQPLGDIVWDPAVMEALLPREHLRGVLYFEVLGPRPEQAQERFARFREQVEGFRRLERPGGLRVGVSPHASYTVSAPLLRLVTEYAAGEGLPIQIHVGEHPSETELFATGAGPLWEHRIPGLYPDTFAEVMGRAPQAGLTPVRYLDELGVLRHQPTLVHMVNVNADDIRRVAEAGCAVVSCPRSNTNLECGRFPLAEYLAAGVEAALGTDSVASGETLDIRDELNFARQLYPEMDPRLLLRAAVKGGARVLGLKVPPIRRGERWQAEWVWDGPR from the coding sequence ATGACCGACCCCCAGCCCGCTCCCCTTGCTGACGACTTCTCCCCCGTTCTCTACACTGCCCAGACCCTCTTTACCGGCCTGGGCGGGGCGCAGTCGCCGGGCGCAGTGGTCGTCTCACGTGGCACCGTGGCGGCCACCGGGCACCCGGACCTGCTGCGCCGCAACTTCCCGCACGCCCGCGAGGTGGACGCCGGGGCCGTCATCTCGCCACTGCCGGCCAACGCGCACACCCACCTGGACATGAGCGCCTACCGCTTTCAGGCACTGCCCTATTTCCGCTGGATTCCCGAAGTGGTGGTGGCCCAGCAATCACAGCGCGGGCTGGCAGGGGCGCTGACCGGCGCCGGGGTTCTGTCCGGGCTGGGGCAGCCGCTGGGCGACATCGTGTGGGACCCGGCGGTCATGGAAGCGCTGCTGCCCCGCGAGCACCTGCGCGGCGTGCTGTATTTCGAGGTGCTGGGGCCCCGGCCCGAGCAGGCCCAGGAGCGCTTCGCCCGCTTCCGTGAGCAGGTGGAGGGCTTCCGCCGCCTGGAGCGCCCCGGCGGCCTACGCGTAGGCGTGTCGCCGCACGCCAGCTATACGGTCAGCGCCCCGCTGCTGCGGCTGGTCACCGAGTACGCGGCGGGTGAGGGCCTGCCTATCCAGATTCACGTGGGCGAACATCCCAGCGAAACCGAACTGTTCGCCACTGGCGCGGGGCCGCTGTGGGAGCACCGCATTCCGGGCCTTTATCCAGACACCTTTGCCGAGGTGATGGGCCGCGCACCGCAGGCGGGCCTGACCCCGGTACGCTACCTGGACGAACTGGGGGTGCTGCGGCACCAGCCCACGCTGGTCCACATGGTGAACGTGAACGCGGACGACATCCGCCGGGTGGCCGAGGCCGGCTGCGCGGTGGTCAGCTGCCCGCGCTCCAACACCAACTTGGAATGCGGGCGCTTTCCGCTGGCCGAGTATCTGGCGGCGGGCGTCGAGGCAGCGCTGGGCACCGACTCGGTGGCAAGCGGCGAGACGCTGGATATCCGCGACGAGCTGAACTTTGCCCGGCAGCTTTACCCCGAGATGGACCCCCGACTGCTGCTGCGGGCCGCCGTCAAGGGCGGAGCGCGGGTGCTGGGCCTGAAGGTGCCGCCCATCCGCCGGGGCGAGCGCTGGCAGGCAGAGTGGGTATGGGACGGCCCCAGATAG
- a CDS encoding heme-binding domain-containing protein: MARDDRHCQNNDTASARPYKWLAAACTLLLLQLIPYGRAHSNPPAEAQPAWDSPRTEQLFTRACAACHSNQTEWPWYSQVAPASWLIQRHVDEGRSKFNVSVPGFGPEADEAAAAVREGEMPEKTYLPLHPEARLTPAETQALVSGLHKTFGGEASQEKGAD; this comes from the coding sequence ATGGCCCGTGATGATAGGCACTGCCAGAACAATGACACGGCCAGCGCACGCCCCTACAAGTGGCTGGCCGCCGCCTGCACCCTGCTGCTCCTGCAACTGATTCCTTACGGCCGCGCTCACAGCAACCCGCCTGCAGAGGCCCAGCCCGCCTGGGACAGCCCACGCACCGAGCAGCTTTTTACCCGCGCCTGCGCCGCATGCCATAGCAACCAGACCGAGTGGCCCTGGTATTCCCAGGTCGCCCCCGCTTCGTGGCTGATTCAGCGGCATGTGGACGAGGGCCGCTCCAAATTCAACGTCAGCGTGCCCGGCTTTGGCCCCGAAGCGGATGAGGCTGCGGCAGCGGTGCGTGAAGGCGAGATGCCCGAAAAAACCTACCTGCCGCTGCATCCGGAGGCCCGCTTGACCCCGGCAGAGACGCAGGCGCTGGTCAGCGGCCTGCACAAGACCTTCGGCGGCGAGGCCAGCCAGGAGAAGGGCGCCGACTGA
- the rpmI gene encoding 50S ribosomal protein L35, translating to MPKMKTKKSAVRRIKITATGKVMAFKSGKRHQNTGKSGNEIRGKGKGFVLAKSEWARMKAMKPYAGGK from the coding sequence ATGCCCAAGATGAAGACCAAAAAGAGCGCGGTGCGCCGGATCAAGATCACGGCCACCGGCAAAGTGATGGCGTTCAAGAGTGGTAAGCGCCACCAGAACACCGGCAAGAGCGGCAACGAGATTCGCGGCAAGGGCAAGGGCTTCGTGCTGGCCAAGAGCGAATGGGCCCGTATGAAGGCGATGAAGCCTTACGCAGGAGGTAAATAA
- the dtd gene encoding D-aminoacyl-tRNA deacylase — MRAVLQRAAYGRCTVDGRVTGQIEGGLVILLGVGPQDTPAEAERLAQKIARMRIFSDAAGKMNLSVQDAGGAVLSISQFTLYADTRRGNRPGFSGAAAPALAQELYGTFNAALRAEGLQVEEGIFGADMNIELLNDGPVTLILDTDDWN, encoded by the coding sequence ATGCGTGCCGTCTTGCAGCGGGCGGCGTATGGTCGCTGCACAGTGGACGGCCGCGTGACTGGGCAGATTGAGGGCGGGCTGGTCATCCTGCTGGGTGTGGGGCCACAGGACACCCCCGCCGAGGCCGAGCGGCTGGCGCAGAAGATAGCCCGCATGCGTATCTTCAGTGACGCGGCAGGCAAGATGAACCTGAGCGTGCAGGACGCCGGCGGCGCGGTGCTGAGCATCAGCCAGTTCACCCTGTACGCCGATACCCGGCGTGGCAACCGGCCCGGCTTTTCGGGCGCGGCGGCGCCAGCGCTGGCGCAGGAGCTGTACGGCACCTTCAACGCTGCGCTGCGGGCCGAGGGCCTGCAGGTAGAGGAAGGCATCTTCGGGGCCGACATGAACATCGAGCTGCTGAACGATGGCCCGGTCACGCTGATTCTGGATACCGACGACTGGAACTAG
- a CDS encoding tetratricopeptide repeat protein, with translation MSTLTSKWTWLAAGLLASALPAAQAQAGTQASSLQTVRSQAAPISASSYVTVGQFYYGQGNFQRAAVAYGAAVQANPTNPDALLGLARSQTRLGQSAEAIATLGRLTELDPSNISARIALSQAHSLAFRQARLPSAGGVQAGTTSPNLKAALAALDAAERVLPSIPASRRGAEASKIWNERGYVLRFQGDLPGAVHAFQEASRLNPQESVILFNLAETQYAGGDLRAATATLQRAVLAQPRDGINRAYFARLLAEGGNFAVARPQAQLAVQLAPNSAYAAGQRGVVSYLAREPQTARAELERALRLAGGNYPDFSYYLGRLNLDAGDLTRARANFTDAAATGENPEAFYFLGLSLERSGAGVSAEPARAAEAYRRALALRPGYTEASEGLERLNQRP, from the coding sequence GTGAGCACCTTAACTTCCAAGTGGACGTGGCTGGCCGCCGGACTCCTCGCGTCGGCGCTGCCGGCTGCCCAGGCTCAGGCCGGAACACAGGCCTCCAGTCTCCAGACTGTGCGCAGCCAGGCCGCCCCCATTTCAGCCAGCAGCTACGTGACGGTGGGGCAGTTCTACTACGGCCAGGGCAACTTTCAGCGGGCGGCGGTGGCCTACGGAGCGGCGGTGCAGGCCAACCCCACCAACCCCGACGCCCTGCTGGGCCTGGCCCGTAGTCAGACCCGGCTGGGCCAGAGTGCCGAGGCGATTGCCACCCTGGGGCGGCTGACCGAGCTGGACCCCAGCAATATCAGCGCCCGCATCGCGCTCTCGCAGGCACACTCGCTCGCCTTCCGGCAGGCCCGGCTGCCCAGCGCAGGTGGCGTCCAAGCGGGCACGACCAGCCCCAACCTGAAAGCTGCCCTGGCCGCCCTGGACGCAGCCGAGCGGGTGCTGCCCAGCATTCCCGCCAGCCGCCGGGGCGCTGAAGCCAGCAAAATCTGGAACGAGCGCGGGTACGTGCTGCGCTTCCAGGGCGACCTGCCGGGCGCCGTTCACGCCTTTCAGGAGGCCAGCCGCCTGAACCCGCAGGAAAGCGTGATTCTGTTCAACCTGGCCGAAACCCAGTACGCCGGCGGCGACCTGCGGGCGGCCACCGCCACCCTGCAGCGCGCCGTGCTGGCCCAGCCACGCGACGGCATCAACCGTGCCTATTTCGCCCGGCTGCTGGCCGAAGGCGGCAACTTCGCCGTGGCCCGCCCGCAGGCGCAGCTGGCCGTACAGCTGGCCCCGAACAGTGCTTACGCTGCTGGGCAGCGCGGGGTGGTCAGTTACCTGGCCCGCGAACCGCAAACTGCCCGCGCGGAGCTAGAGCGGGCGCTGCGGCTGGCCGGCGGCAACTACCCCGACTTCTCGTACTACCTGGGACGGCTCAACCTGGACGCCGGCGATCTGACCCGCGCCCGCGCCAACTTCACGGACGCCGCCGCGACCGGCGAGAACCCCGAAGCGTTTTATTTCCTGGGTCTGAGCCTGGAGCGCAGCGGCGCGGGCGTCAGCGCCGAGCCGGCCCGCGCCGCCGAAGCCTACCGCCGCGCCCTGGCCCTGCGCCCTGGCTACACCGAGGCCAGCGAGGGGTTGGAGCGGTTGAACCAGCGGCCCTGA
- the rplT gene encoding 50S ribosomal protein L20, with amino-acid sequence MARSKTGIIRRRRHKKVLKRAKGFWGTRSKLYRNAFQTLLNAATYEYRDRRNKKRDFRRLWIQRINAGARLHGMNYSTFMNGLKVAGVDLNRKVLADIAAREPETFKALVDTAKQAREGQKAA; translated from the coding sequence ATGGCTCGCTCTAAGACCGGTATCATCCGCCGCCGCCGCCACAAGAAGGTCCTGAAGCGCGCCAAGGGCTTCTGGGGTACCCGCTCCAAGCTGTACCGCAATGCTTTCCAGACCCTGCTGAACGCCGCGACCTACGAGTACCGCGACCGCCGCAACAAGAAGCGCGACTTCCGCCGCCTGTGGATTCAGCGTATCAACGCCGGCGCCCGCCTGCACGGTATGAACTACTCCACCTTCATGAACGGCCTCAAGGTGGCTGGCGTGGACCTGAACCGCAAGGTGCTGGCCGACATCGCTGCCCGTGAACCCGAAACCTTCAAGGCCCTGGTGGACACCGCCAAGCAGGCCCGTGAAGGCCAAAAAGCCGCCTGA
- the ppgK gene encoding polyphosphate--glucose phosphotransferase — translation MSVVLGVDIGGSGIKAAPVDLNTGELLAERMRLPTPEGAEPDAVLDVLGRLVRHFDHRGTVGITFPGIVQQGRTLSAANVSKKWVGMDADTFMTQGLGSDYDVHLLNDADAAGLAEARFGAAQGVRGVVLVVTLGTGIGSALLNDGVLVPNTELGHLFLDSRSGKARHAESWASAKVREDKELSYEEWGGRVSRYLSHLELLFSPTLFVLGGGVSKKANKWLPYIQLERSRAVPAALKNEAGIVGAAMYAAGQAPSLGEG, via the coding sequence ATGAGCGTAGTTCTTGGCGTAGATATTGGCGGCAGCGGCATCAAGGCCGCGCCGGTTGACCTGAATACCGGCGAACTGCTGGCCGAACGGATGCGGCTGCCCACCCCTGAGGGTGCCGAGCCGGACGCGGTGCTGGATGTTCTGGGGCGACTGGTGCGGCACTTCGACCACCGGGGCACAGTGGGCATCACCTTTCCGGGCATCGTGCAGCAGGGGCGGACCCTGAGTGCCGCCAACGTGAGCAAGAAATGGGTGGGCATGGACGCCGACACCTTTATGACGCAGGGCCTGGGCAGTGACTACGATGTCCACCTGCTCAACGACGCCGACGCTGCTGGCCTGGCCGAGGCCCGCTTCGGGGCAGCGCAGGGCGTGCGGGGCGTGGTGCTGGTGGTCACGCTGGGCACCGGCATCGGCTCGGCGCTGCTGAATGACGGCGTGCTGGTGCCCAACACCGAACTGGGCCACCTGTTTCTGGACAGCCGCAGCGGCAAAGCGCGGCATGCCGAGAGCTGGGCTTCGGCCAAAGTGCGTGAGGACAAAGAACTGAGCTACGAGGAGTGGGGCGGGCGGGTCAGCCGCTACCTGAGCCACCTGGAACTGCTGTTCAGCCCCACCCTGTTCGTGCTGGGCGGCGGGGTCAGCAAGAAGGCCAACAAGTGGTTGCCCTACATCCAGCTGGAGCGCAGCCGCGCCGTGCCGGCCGCACTGAAAAACGAAGCCGGCATCGTGGGCGCAGCCATGTACGCTGCGGGACAGGCCCCCAGCCTGGGCGAAGGCTGA
- a CDS encoding Mov34/MPN/PAD-1 family protein, whose amino-acid sequence MPAVLPFLELPATLRREMWAHAQAEAPRECVGVLGGQLQAGGGQAQVYLPLPNVAARPQVEYQADPAALLRALRAFRAGALELCGIFHSHPQGPQTPSAADRAGAGYDVPYLIADLRAGTLRAFVLPGGDEVALLPASGLLPWRT is encoded by the coding sequence ATGCCGGCTGTCCTTCCCTTTCTTGAGCTCCCGGCCACGCTGCGCCGGGAGATGTGGGCCCACGCCCAGGCCGAAGCGCCACGTGAGTGCGTGGGGGTGCTTGGCGGGCAGCTACAGGCGGGCGGCGGGCAGGCGCAGGTCTACCTCCCGCTGCCCAACGTTGCGGCCCGCCCGCAGGTGGAGTATCAGGCCGACCCTGCCGCGCTGCTCCGGGCACTCCGGGCTTTTCGCGCCGGTGCGCTGGAGCTGTGCGGAATCTTCCACAGCCACCCGCAGGGCCCGCAAACTCCCAGCGCTGCCGACCGCGCCGGCGCCGGGTACGACGTGCCCTACCTGATTGCCGACCTGCGGGCGGGCACGCTGCGGGCCTTTGTGCTGCCGGGCGGGGACGAGGTGGCCTTGCTTCCCGCCTCCGGGCTGCTACCCTGGCGGACGTGA
- a CDS encoding heavy metal translocating P-type ATPase, with protein sequence MTAPHTVRPDGTPATPPPQREAPATATFHLSPELRRAVLLTALTLLGLLLGLAGEHLLDLPALMWGGYGLAFLTGGIPAAREAIHTLTTERRLDVDLLMVLAALGAASIGQAADGAILLLLFSLSNTLQDWAMGRTKNAIAALMDLNPAGATVRRDGTERWCELGEIRVGDLLLVRPGERIAADARVVRGNTAVDESPITGESRPVDKAVGAELASGTVNLNGSVEAEVLRPAGESTLARLVGLMEQAQTEKSRTESLTERWESPYATAVLLGVPLVFAGLHYLGGLDTAAAWYRAMTFMVVASPCAVVISTPAVMLSAMAAAARGGVLFKSSAALDTLAGVNTVAFDKTGTLTQAKMTLTRVVADDEAAALALVAGLEAHSEHPIAHAIVTAAQERGVAPQPVEGAQAIPGHGIEARLSSGEKVWAGNLRLMQREGAALTPAQAAALAELNAQGSSSVVVGAGARVLGVMGVADALRPGIAGAIADLKSAGIAHPVMLTGDKAEVAASVARDVGLSEYRAELLPEDKLRLIGELPGPVAMVGDGVNDAPALARADLGVAVGSGTDVAIESADVVLMQNDLGRLAGAVRLARDARRTVRFNLLFAFGIILLVSPLAIAGQVPLPLGVVAHEGGTVFVVFMGLRLLRRQL encoded by the coding sequence ATGACCGCACCGCACACTGTCCGCCCTGACGGCACCCCCGCCACGCCCCCGCCGCAGCGTGAGGCTCCGGCCACCGCCACCTTTCACCTGTCGCCGGAACTGCGCCGCGCCGTGCTGCTGACGGCACTGACCCTGCTGGGCCTGCTGCTGGGCCTGGCCGGTGAACATCTGCTTGATCTGCCTGCGCTGATGTGGGGCGGCTACGGGTTGGCCTTCCTGACTGGCGGCATTCCGGCAGCGCGTGAGGCCATCCACACCCTGACCACCGAGCGCCGGCTGGATGTGGACCTGCTGATGGTGCTGGCCGCGCTGGGAGCCGCCAGCATCGGGCAAGCGGCGGACGGTGCCATTTTGCTGCTGCTGTTCAGCCTGTCCAACACCCTGCAGGACTGGGCGATGGGCCGCACCAAGAACGCCATCGCCGCGCTGATGGACCTGAATCCGGCCGGCGCAACCGTCCGGCGTGACGGCACCGAGCGCTGGTGTGAACTGGGCGAAATTCGCGTGGGCGACCTGCTGCTGGTCCGCCCCGGCGAACGCATCGCGGCCGACGCCCGCGTGGTGCGCGGCAACACCGCCGTAGACGAGTCGCCTATCACTGGCGAGAGCCGCCCGGTGGACAAGGCCGTGGGCGCCGAGCTGGCTTCAGGCACCGTGAACCTGAACGGCAGCGTGGAGGCCGAGGTGCTGCGCCCCGCCGGCGAAAGCACCCTGGCCCGGCTGGTGGGGCTGATGGAACAGGCCCAGACCGAAAAAAGCCGCACCGAATCGCTGACCGAGCGCTGGGAAAGCCCCTACGCAACAGCCGTGCTGCTGGGCGTGCCGCTGGTGTTTGCCGGGCTGCACTACCTGGGCGGGCTGGACACGGCGGCGGCCTGGTACCGCGCCATGACCTTTATGGTGGTTGCCAGTCCCTGCGCGGTGGTCATCTCCACCCCCGCCGTGATGCTCAGTGCGATGGCGGCGGCGGCCAGGGGCGGCGTGCTGTTCAAAAGCAGCGCCGCGCTGGACACCCTGGCCGGCGTGAATACCGTGGCCTTCGACAAGACCGGCACGCTGACCCAGGCCAAGATGACCCTGACCCGCGTGGTGGCCGACGACGAAGCTGCGGCCCTGGCACTGGTCGCCGGCCTGGAAGCCCACTCCGAGCACCCCATCGCCCACGCCATCGTGACGGCGGCGCAGGAGCGCGGCGTGGCGCCGCAGCCGGTGGAAGGCGCACAGGCGATTCCCGGCCACGGCATTGAGGCGCGGCTGAGCAGCGGTGAAAAGGTTTGGGCCGGCAACCTGCGGCTGATGCAGCGTGAGGGCGCGGCCCTGACCCCCGCCCAGGCGGCGGCCCTGGCCGAGCTGAACGCACAGGGCAGCTCCAGCGTGGTGGTGGGCGCCGGCGCCCGCGTGCTGGGTGTGATGGGTGTGGCCGACGCGCTGCGGCCGGGCATCGCCGGGGCCATTGCGGACCTGAAGTCCGCCGGCATCGCCCATCCGGTGATGCTGACCGGCGACAAGGCGGAAGTGGCCGCCAGCGTGGCGCGTGATGTGGGCCTGAGCGAGTACCGCGCCGAACTGCTGCCCGAGGACAAACTGCGCCTCATCGGGGAGCTGCCCGGCCCGGTGGCGATGGTAGGCGACGGCGTAAACGACGCCCCCGCCCTGGCCCGCGCCGACCTGGGCGTGGCCGTGGGCTCCGGCACCGACGTGGCCATCGAATCGGCCGACGTGGTCCTGATGCAAAACGACCTGGGCCGCCTGGCCGGAGCTGTGCGGCTGGCCCGCGACGCACGGCGCACCGTGCGCTTCAACCTGCTGTTCGCCTTCGGCATCATTCTGCTGGTGTCCCCGCTGGCGATTGCCGGGCAAGTACCGCTGCCCCTGGGCGTGGTGGCGCACGAGGGCGGCACGGTGTTCGTGGTGTTCATGGGCCTGCGCCTGCTGCGCCGCCAGCTGTAG
- a CDS encoding copper homeostasis protein CutC: MPDSLPVLEVCVDSLGSARSAVAGGADRLELCSALSSGGLTPSPALTRSVCALGVPVHVLIRTREGPFSYIPDEVEVMVEEIRDAAQAGAAGVVVGALDAGGRLDAAAMRRWAEIAAGAGIRAVCHRAFDLSTDLTGSLEQLQAWGYSGVLTSGGAPGALAGADRLRRLREQARPGFEVLAGGVRPEGLAELLRRSGVTAVHGSFSALWPAESPATSLGFDLRERRTDAEQVAQARRILRVAAASQVPATQPDQREE; encoded by the coding sequence TTGCCCGACTCTCTCCCCGTGCTGGAGGTCTGCGTGGACAGCCTGGGCAGTGCCCGCAGCGCCGTGGCGGGCGGGGCCGACCGGCTGGAACTTTGCAGTGCGCTGAGCAGTGGCGGGCTGACCCCTTCGCCGGCCCTGACCCGCAGCGTATGTGCGCTGGGTGTGCCGGTGCATGTGCTGATTCGCACCCGTGAGGGACCGTTTTCCTACATCCCAGACGAAGTGGAAGTCATGGTGGAAGAAATCCGGGATGCTGCGCAGGCTGGAGCTGCCGGGGTGGTGGTCGGCGCACTGGACGCTGGCGGCAGGTTAGACGCCGCGGCCATGCGCCGCTGGGCCGAGATCGCCGCCGGCGCAGGCATCAGGGCCGTGTGTCACCGCGCTTTTGACCTCAGTACTGACCTGACAGGCAGCCTGGAGCAGCTGCAGGCCTGGGGCTACAGCGGCGTCCTGACCTCCGGAGGTGCGCCGGGGGCGCTGGCCGGCGCCGACAGGCTGCGGCGCCTGCGCGAGCAGGCCCGGCCCGGCTTCGAGGTGCTGGCCGGCGGCGTGCGGCCAGAAGGGCTGGCCGAACTGCTGCGCCGCAGCGGGGTGACGGCCGTACACGGGTCGTTCTCGGCGCTATGGCCAGCCGAATCTCCCGCCACCAGCCTGGGCTTTGACCTGCGCGAACGCCGCACCGACGCGGAGCAGGTGGCACAGGCCCGGCGCATCTTGCGGGTTGCGGCGGCATCTCAAGTTCCAGCGACGCAACCTGACCAGCGCGAGGAGTAG